The following proteins are encoded in a genomic region of Cataglyphis hispanica isolate Lineage 1 chromosome 9, ULB_Chis1_1.0, whole genome shotgun sequence:
- the LOC126852012 gene encoding PRKC apoptosis WT1 regulator protein-like isoform X2, which translates to MSSDIAGMASSSVSQEDFDNDFELTSRRSRIRTARARVGPPRTGDVSSISFQKSTPDMEESQGAYDTSSNPMLLSEHDNLQSKPIIRKQDKRVTGRVFSVVSCLHRPTHINKGKQQRDRRKLREKRRSTGVVHLPSTESTGGSTGEDEEELTGTCLETKHNTHHNEFLDHELIEDRTARMYTQRRNKSHSDLEADDEEFDSLNQSDSINQSDHGNHEPQTSVNATGRPRLPTPTGDNPHELIERAQEENRRLLSLLEDRDHKIMALEARLLKQQHEMAVERERLREENATLIRAMAALASN; encoded by the exons ATGTCCAG CGATATCGCCGGCATGGCGTCCAGCTCCGTCAGCCAAGAAGATTTTGACAATGACTTCGAGTTGACATCTAGGCGGTCCAGGATCAGGACTGCTAGAGCTAGAGTGGGTCCACCTAGAACAGGAGATGTGTCTTCCATAAGCTTTCAAA AGAGTACACCCGACATGGAAGAATCGCAAGGTGCTTACGACACAAGTTCCAATCCCATGCTTCTATCCGAGCATGACAACTTGCAGAGTAAACCCATAATAAGGAAGCAAGATAAACGCGTAACGGGCCG TGTCTTTAGTGTCGTATCCTGTTTGCACAGGCCAACGCATATAAACAAGGGAAAGCAGCAACGCGATCGACGGAAACTACGAGAAAAACGGCGTAGCACAGGAGTCGTGCATTTACCATCGACAGAG AGCACCGGTGGTAGTACGGGAGAAGATGAGGAGGAACTTACTGGTACTTGCCTTGAAACTAAGCATAACACGCATCACAATGAATTCCTTGATCATGAATTGATAGAA GACCGGACCGCCAGAATGTACACACAAAGGCGAAATAAAAg TCACTCGGATTTGGAAGCCGACGACGAGGAATTTGATTCTCTTAATCAATCTGATAGCATTAATCAATCGGACCATGGCAATCACGAGCCGCAGACATCTGTCAACGCGACCGGCAGACCGAGATTGCCAACACCAACCGGCGACAATCCACACGAA TTGATTGAACGAGCACAGGAGGAGAACAGGAGGCTATTGTCCCTTTTAGAGGACCGAGATCATAAAATTATGGCGCTCGAGGCTCGCCTTTTAAAGCAACAACACGAAATGGCCGTGGAACGAGAACGGCTTCGTGAGGAGAATGCTACGTTGATTCGTGCGATGGCTGCATTAGCCAGCAATTAA
- the LOC126852012 gene encoding PRKC apoptosis WT1 regulator protein-like isoform X5: MSRYFFDIAGMASSSVSQEDFDNDFELTSRRSRIRTARARVGPPRTGDVSSISFQKSTPDMEESQGAYDTSSNPMLLSEHDNLQSKPIIRKQDKRVTGRVFSVVSCLHRPTHINKGKQQRDRRKLREKRRSTGVVHLPSTEDRTARMYTQRRNKSHSDLEADDEEFDSLNQSDSINQSDHGNHEPQTSVNATGRPRLPTPTGDNPHELIERAQEENRRLLSLLEDRDHKIMALEARLLKQQHEMAVERERLREENATLIRAMAALASN, from the exons ATGTCCAGGTATTTTTT CGATATCGCCGGCATGGCGTCCAGCTCCGTCAGCCAAGAAGATTTTGACAATGACTTCGAGTTGACATCTAGGCGGTCCAGGATCAGGACTGCTAGAGCTAGAGTGGGTCCACCTAGAACAGGAGATGTGTCTTCCATAAGCTTTCAAA AGAGTACACCCGACATGGAAGAATCGCAAGGTGCTTACGACACAAGTTCCAATCCCATGCTTCTATCCGAGCATGACAACTTGCAGAGTAAACCCATAATAAGGAAGCAAGATAAACGCGTAACGGGCCG TGTCTTTAGTGTCGTATCCTGTTTGCACAGGCCAACGCATATAAACAAGGGAAAGCAGCAACGCGATCGACGGAAACTACGAGAAAAACGGCGTAGCACAGGAGTCGTGCATTTACCATCGACAGAG GACCGGACCGCCAGAATGTACACACAAAGGCGAAATAAAAg TCACTCGGATTTGGAAGCCGACGACGAGGAATTTGATTCTCTTAATCAATCTGATAGCATTAATCAATCGGACCATGGCAATCACGAGCCGCAGACATCTGTCAACGCGACCGGCAGACCGAGATTGCCAACACCAACCGGCGACAATCCACACGAA TTGATTGAACGAGCACAGGAGGAGAACAGGAGGCTATTGTCCCTTTTAGAGGACCGAGATCATAAAATTATGGCGCTCGAGGCTCGCCTTTTAAAGCAACAACACGAAATGGCCGTGGAACGAGAACGGCTTCGTGAGGAGAATGCTACGTTGATTCGTGCGATGGCTGCATTAGCCAGCAATTAA
- the LOC126852012 gene encoding PRKC apoptosis WT1 regulator protein-like isoform X4: protein MASSSVSQEDFDNDFELTSRRSRIRTARARVGPPRTGDVSSISFQKSTPDMEESQGAYDTSSNPMLLSEHDNLQSKPIIRKQDKRVTGRVFSVVSCLHRPTHINKGKQQRDRRKLREKRRSTGVVHLPSTESTGGSTGEDEEELTGTCLETKHNTHHNEFLDHELIEDRTARMYTQRRNKSHSDLEADDEEFDSLNQSDSINQSDHGNHEPQTSVNATGRPRLPTPTGDNPHELIERAQEENRRLLSLLEDRDHKIMALEARLLKQQHEMAVERERLREENATLIRAMAALASN from the exons ATGGCGTCCAGCTCCGTCAGCCAAGAAGATTTTGACAATGACTTCGAGTTGACATCTAGGCGGTCCAGGATCAGGACTGCTAGAGCTAGAGTGGGTCCACCTAGAACAGGAGATGTGTCTTCCATAAGCTTTCAAA AGAGTACACCCGACATGGAAGAATCGCAAGGTGCTTACGACACAAGTTCCAATCCCATGCTTCTATCCGAGCATGACAACTTGCAGAGTAAACCCATAATAAGGAAGCAAGATAAACGCGTAACGGGCCG TGTCTTTAGTGTCGTATCCTGTTTGCACAGGCCAACGCATATAAACAAGGGAAAGCAGCAACGCGATCGACGGAAACTACGAGAAAAACGGCGTAGCACAGGAGTCGTGCATTTACCATCGACAGAG AGCACCGGTGGTAGTACGGGAGAAGATGAGGAGGAACTTACTGGTACTTGCCTTGAAACTAAGCATAACACGCATCACAATGAATTCCTTGATCATGAATTGATAGAA GACCGGACCGCCAGAATGTACACACAAAGGCGAAATAAAAg TCACTCGGATTTGGAAGCCGACGACGAGGAATTTGATTCTCTTAATCAATCTGATAGCATTAATCAATCGGACCATGGCAATCACGAGCCGCAGACATCTGTCAACGCGACCGGCAGACCGAGATTGCCAACACCAACCGGCGACAATCCACACGAA TTGATTGAACGAGCACAGGAGGAGAACAGGAGGCTATTGTCCCTTTTAGAGGACCGAGATCATAAAATTATGGCGCTCGAGGCTCGCCTTTTAAAGCAACAACACGAAATGGCCGTGGAACGAGAACGGCTTCGTGAGGAGAATGCTACGTTGATTCGTGCGATGGCTGCATTAGCCAGCAATTAA
- the LOC126852012 gene encoding PRKC apoptosis WT1 regulator protein-like isoform X3 codes for MSRYFFDIAGMASSSVSQEDFDNDFELTSRRSRIRTARARVGPPRTGDVSSISFQKSTPDMEESQGAYDTSSNPMLLSEHDNLQSKPIIRKQDKRVTGRPTHINKGKQQRDRRKLREKRRSTGVVHLPSTESTGGSTGEDEEELTGTCLETKHNTHHNEFLDHELIEDRTARMYTQRRNKSHSDLEADDEEFDSLNQSDSINQSDHGNHEPQTSVNATGRPRLPTPTGDNPHELIERAQEENRRLLSLLEDRDHKIMALEARLLKQQHEMAVERERLREENATLIRAMAALASN; via the exons ATGTCCAGGTATTTTTT CGATATCGCCGGCATGGCGTCCAGCTCCGTCAGCCAAGAAGATTTTGACAATGACTTCGAGTTGACATCTAGGCGGTCCAGGATCAGGACTGCTAGAGCTAGAGTGGGTCCACCTAGAACAGGAGATGTGTCTTCCATAAGCTTTCAAA AGAGTACACCCGACATGGAAGAATCGCAAGGTGCTTACGACACAAGTTCCAATCCCATGCTTCTATCCGAGCATGACAACTTGCAGAGTAAACCCATAATAAGGAAGCAAGATAAACGCGTAACGGGCCG GCCAACGCATATAAACAAGGGAAAGCAGCAACGCGATCGACGGAAACTACGAGAAAAACGGCGTAGCACAGGAGTCGTGCATTTACCATCGACAGAG AGCACCGGTGGTAGTACGGGAGAAGATGAGGAGGAACTTACTGGTACTTGCCTTGAAACTAAGCATAACACGCATCACAATGAATTCCTTGATCATGAATTGATAGAA GACCGGACCGCCAGAATGTACACACAAAGGCGAAATAAAAg TCACTCGGATTTGGAAGCCGACGACGAGGAATTTGATTCTCTTAATCAATCTGATAGCATTAATCAATCGGACCATGGCAATCACGAGCCGCAGACATCTGTCAACGCGACCGGCAGACCGAGATTGCCAACACCAACCGGCGACAATCCACACGAA TTGATTGAACGAGCACAGGAGGAGAACAGGAGGCTATTGTCCCTTTTAGAGGACCGAGATCATAAAATTATGGCGCTCGAGGCTCGCCTTTTAAAGCAACAACACGAAATGGCCGTGGAACGAGAACGGCTTCGTGAGGAGAATGCTACGTTGATTCGTGCGATGGCTGCATTAGCCAGCAATTAA
- the LOC126852012 gene encoding PRKC apoptosis WT1 regulator protein-like isoform X6, which translates to MSRYFFDIAGMASSSVSQEDFDNDFELTSRRSRIRTARARVGPPRTGDVSSISFQKSTPDMEESQGAYDTSSNPMLLSEHDNLQSKPIIRKQDKRVTGRPTHINKGKQQRDRRKLREKRRSTGVVHLPSTEDRTARMYTQRRNKSHSDLEADDEEFDSLNQSDSINQSDHGNHEPQTSVNATGRPRLPTPTGDNPHELIERAQEENRRLLSLLEDRDHKIMALEARLLKQQHEMAVERERLREENATLIRAMAALASN; encoded by the exons ATGTCCAGGTATTTTTT CGATATCGCCGGCATGGCGTCCAGCTCCGTCAGCCAAGAAGATTTTGACAATGACTTCGAGTTGACATCTAGGCGGTCCAGGATCAGGACTGCTAGAGCTAGAGTGGGTCCACCTAGAACAGGAGATGTGTCTTCCATAAGCTTTCAAA AGAGTACACCCGACATGGAAGAATCGCAAGGTGCTTACGACACAAGTTCCAATCCCATGCTTCTATCCGAGCATGACAACTTGCAGAGTAAACCCATAATAAGGAAGCAAGATAAACGCGTAACGGGCCG GCCAACGCATATAAACAAGGGAAAGCAGCAACGCGATCGACGGAAACTACGAGAAAAACGGCGTAGCACAGGAGTCGTGCATTTACCATCGACAGAG GACCGGACCGCCAGAATGTACACACAAAGGCGAAATAAAAg TCACTCGGATTTGGAAGCCGACGACGAGGAATTTGATTCTCTTAATCAATCTGATAGCATTAATCAATCGGACCATGGCAATCACGAGCCGCAGACATCTGTCAACGCGACCGGCAGACCGAGATTGCCAACACCAACCGGCGACAATCCACACGAA TTGATTGAACGAGCACAGGAGGAGAACAGGAGGCTATTGTCCCTTTTAGAGGACCGAGATCATAAAATTATGGCGCTCGAGGCTCGCCTTTTAAAGCAACAACACGAAATGGCCGTGGAACGAGAACGGCTTCGTGAGGAGAATGCTACGTTGATTCGTGCGATGGCTGCATTAGCCAGCAATTAA
- the LOC126852012 gene encoding PRKC apoptosis WT1 regulator protein-like isoform X1, translated as MSRYFFDIAGMASSSVSQEDFDNDFELTSRRSRIRTARARVGPPRTGDVSSISFQKSTPDMEESQGAYDTSSNPMLLSEHDNLQSKPIIRKQDKRVTGRVFSVVSCLHRPTHINKGKQQRDRRKLREKRRSTGVVHLPSTESTGGSTGEDEEELTGTCLETKHNTHHNEFLDHELIEDRTARMYTQRRNKSHSDLEADDEEFDSLNQSDSINQSDHGNHEPQTSVNATGRPRLPTPTGDNPHELIERAQEENRRLLSLLEDRDHKIMALEARLLKQQHEMAVERERLREENATLIRAMAALASN; from the exons ATGTCCAGGTATTTTTT CGATATCGCCGGCATGGCGTCCAGCTCCGTCAGCCAAGAAGATTTTGACAATGACTTCGAGTTGACATCTAGGCGGTCCAGGATCAGGACTGCTAGAGCTAGAGTGGGTCCACCTAGAACAGGAGATGTGTCTTCCATAAGCTTTCAAA AGAGTACACCCGACATGGAAGAATCGCAAGGTGCTTACGACACAAGTTCCAATCCCATGCTTCTATCCGAGCATGACAACTTGCAGAGTAAACCCATAATAAGGAAGCAAGATAAACGCGTAACGGGCCG TGTCTTTAGTGTCGTATCCTGTTTGCACAGGCCAACGCATATAAACAAGGGAAAGCAGCAACGCGATCGACGGAAACTACGAGAAAAACGGCGTAGCACAGGAGTCGTGCATTTACCATCGACAGAG AGCACCGGTGGTAGTACGGGAGAAGATGAGGAGGAACTTACTGGTACTTGCCTTGAAACTAAGCATAACACGCATCACAATGAATTCCTTGATCATGAATTGATAGAA GACCGGACCGCCAGAATGTACACACAAAGGCGAAATAAAAg TCACTCGGATTTGGAAGCCGACGACGAGGAATTTGATTCTCTTAATCAATCTGATAGCATTAATCAATCGGACCATGGCAATCACGAGCCGCAGACATCTGTCAACGCGACCGGCAGACCGAGATTGCCAACACCAACCGGCGACAATCCACACGAA TTGATTGAACGAGCACAGGAGGAGAACAGGAGGCTATTGTCCCTTTTAGAGGACCGAGATCATAAAATTATGGCGCTCGAGGCTCGCCTTTTAAAGCAACAACACGAAATGGCCGTGGAACGAGAACGGCTTCGTGAGGAGAATGCTACGTTGATTCGTGCGATGGCTGCATTAGCCAGCAATTAA
- the LOC126852003 gene encoding uncharacterized protein LOC126852003 isoform X2 has translation MADNAAVLSDIFNKMRHFPPLSDTKKNIGRSWCEWKQNFLSFLQKEDANELYKNQWTVILLMLIGPLGEQAYKDFPSRNAFQMKDLETLLRYFDLHFIFGLKERKKDENIENYIDSLMLVAIASNHGDPVNIVKEKIMQDIKNYNFTGKAMLFVQSKGDNLISYLQLLDLHKITLFWKQCEDLMLQKNYKNIQELSPNPQLPEMKCVRCGTCHSRNHCPAHGMRCNNCNGYNHFTDYCKIKYVSDCTKCGTHHIQSRCLAFGEICTNCGKANHFSWLCKVPVVKNCLRCGKDHAISMCPAQGQVCARCNKPNHLKEKCLSKLNDE, from the exons atgg cAGATAATGCAGCAGTTTTAtcagatatatttaacaaaatgcgACACTTTCCACCATTGAgtgacacaaaaaaaaatattggtaGAAGTTGGTGCGAGTggaaacagaattttttatcctttctTCAGAAAGAAGATGccaatgaattatataaaaatcaatggaCAGTTATCTTATTGATGTTAATTGGTCCACTTGGAGAGCAAGCATATAAAGATTTTCCTTCCCGCAATGCTTTTCAGATGAAAGATTTAGAAACATTATTACGttattttgatttacattttatttttggacttaaagaaagaaaaaaagatgaaaacattgaaaattatattgatagcTTGATg CTTGTTGCAATTGCAAGCAATCATGGTGATCCTGTGAATATTgttaaggaaaaaattatgcaagatattaaaaattacaatttcacAGGAAAGGCTATGCTTTTTGTACAGTCTAAAGGAGATAACTTGATatcatatttgcaattattggATCTTCATAAAATTACGTTGTTTTGGAAACAATGTGAAGACTTGATGTTACAAaagaactataaaaatatacaagagcTCTCTCCTAATCCACAATTACCTGAAATGAAATGTGTTCGTTGTGGTACTTGCCATAGCAGGAACCATTGTCCAGCACATGGGATGCGATGTAACAATTGTAATGgatataatcattttacagattattgtaagataaaatatgtgtCTGATTGTACTAAATGTGGAACACATCATATTCAGTCACGTTGTCTTGCTTTTGGcgaaatatgtacaaattgtGGCAAAGCAAACCATTTCTCATGGTTGTGCAAAGTACCTGTTGTGAAAAATTGCCTTAGATGTGGTAAAGATCACGCTATATCCATGTGTCCAGCACAAGGTCAAGTATGTGCCAGGTGTAACAAACCCAATCacctaaaagaaaaatgtttgagCAAACTAAATGATGAGTAG
- the LOC126852003 gene encoding uncharacterized protein LOC126852003 isoform X1, which produces MGKLYNLIFLFCVYDNILFIYIIYYIVTYIADNAAVLSDIFNKMRHFPPLSDTKKNIGRSWCEWKQNFLSFLQKEDANELYKNQWTVILLMLIGPLGEQAYKDFPSRNAFQMKDLETLLRYFDLHFIFGLKERKKDENIENYIDSLMLVAIASNHGDPVNIVKEKIMQDIKNYNFTGKAMLFVQSKGDNLISYLQLLDLHKITLFWKQCEDLMLQKNYKNIQELSPNPQLPEMKCVRCGTCHSRNHCPAHGMRCNNCNGYNHFTDYCKIKYVSDCTKCGTHHIQSRCLAFGEICTNCGKANHFSWLCKVPVVKNCLRCGKDHAISMCPAQGQVCARCNKPNHLKEKCLSKLNDE; this is translated from the exons atgggtaagttatacaatttaatttttctcttttgtgtatacgacaatatattatttatatacattatatattatattgttacatatatagcAGATAATGCAGCAGTTTTAtcagatatatttaacaaaatgcgACACTTTCCACCATTGAgtgacacaaaaaaaaatattggtaGAAGTTGGTGCGAGTggaaacagaattttttatcctttctTCAGAAAGAAGATGccaatgaattatataaaaatcaatggaCAGTTATCTTATTGATGTTAATTGGTCCACTTGGAGAGCAAGCATATAAAGATTTTCCTTCCCGCAATGCTTTTCAGATGAAAGATTTAGAAACATTATTACGttattttgatttacattttatttttggacttaaagaaagaaaaaaagatgaaaacattgaaaattatattgatagcTTGATg CTTGTTGCAATTGCAAGCAATCATGGTGATCCTGTGAATATTgttaaggaaaaaattatgcaagatattaaaaattacaatttcacAGGAAAGGCTATGCTTTTTGTACAGTCTAAAGGAGATAACTTGATatcatatttgcaattattggATCTTCATAAAATTACGTTGTTTTGGAAACAATGTGAAGACTTGATGTTACAAaagaactataaaaatatacaagagcTCTCTCCTAATCCACAATTACCTGAAATGAAATGTGTTCGTTGTGGTACTTGCCATAGCAGGAACCATTGTCCAGCACATGGGATGCGATGTAACAATTGTAATGgatataatcattttacagattattgtaagataaaatatgtgtCTGATTGTACTAAATGTGGAACACATCATATTCAGTCACGTTGTCTTGCTTTTGGcgaaatatgtacaaattgtGGCAAAGCAAACCATTTCTCATGGTTGTGCAAAGTACCTGTTGTGAAAAATTGCCTTAGATGTGGTAAAGATCACGCTATATCCATGTGTCCAGCACAAGGTCAAGTATGTGCCAGGTGTAACAAACCCAATCacctaaaagaaaaatgtttgagCAAACTAAATGATGAGTAG
- the LOC126851998 gene encoding uncharacterized protein LOC126851998 isoform X1, with protein MGNSKSKNEHDNNMKYRQCPPGYVTATIIREDGTFMGTTWIPDINSFKNNHETYKTANEKKRQELFDKSHNFACNDTVNVQSKFMTETCNNKEKCNNENQTIYLKNKSEIKVTTPSKPPPSKISTKEDFMMQWFSWKNEFLTYMKSIDQAESNKEKWGIMLLNRMGPVGQEISRSFTFDKEYAEENIDILLKKLDFYCIFGGRKRGDDEDIDKYVNNLTVMASKYMTNTDEIVKEKILMEVDKDRFTRKAESLILGFSFPSCKQSLTLKEMIYIWMSYENVNFKQSEEIHNFLIKNCNNCGKTHKINNCYARGKRCNKCGNENHYWTRCPSQFITNCLYCGENHFVRECPAYLNECNRCNKTNHFSWKCSIAKILNCNYCGLTHIASKSACPAINTICARCYKRGHFPIKCFKK; from the exons atgg gtAATTCCAAAAGTAAAAATGAACACGATAATAATATGAAGTATCGACAATGCCCCCCTGGTTACGTTACAGCCACAATAATAAGGGAAGATGGTACCTTTATGGGTACCACATGGATTCcagatataaattcatttaaaaataatcatgaaaCATACAAAACTgccaacgaaaaaaaaagacaagaatTATTTGATAAGTCACATAATTTTGCATGTAATGACACAGTTAATGTTCAATCTAAATTTATGACAGAAACCTGcaacaataaagaaaaatgcaataatgaaaatcaaacaatttatctgaaaaataagTCTGAAATTAAAGTAACTACACCATCTAAACCACCACcatctaaaatatctacaaaAGAAGACTTTATGATGCAATGGTTTTCATGGAAAAATGAGTTTCTCACATACATGAAATCAATTGACCAAGCAGAGAGTAACAAAGAAAAGTGGGGTATAATGCTCTTAAATCGTATGGGTCCTGTTGGCCAAGAAATTTCTAGAAGTTTTACATTTGATAAAGAATATGCTGAAGAAAACATAGatatattgctaaaaaaacttgatttcTATTGCATATTTGGAGGTAGAAAAAGAGGAGATGATGAAGATATCGataaatatgtcaataatTTGACG gtgatggcatcaaaatatatgactAATACAGATGAAAtagtgaaagagaaaattctgATGGAAGTAGATAAAGATAGATTTACAAGAAAAGCTGAAAGTTTAATTTTGGGATTCTCATTTCCATCATGCAAACAATCATTAACTCtaaaagaaatgatatatatttggatGTCATATGAGAACGTGAACTTCAAGCAAAGTGAAGAAAtccacaattttttaattaagaactGCAATAATTGTGGAAAgactcataaaataaataattgttatgctCGTGGAAAACGATGTAATAAATGCGGTAACGAGAATCACTATTGGACAAGATGTCCATCTCAATTTATAACTAATTGCTTATATTGTGGGGAAAATCATTTTGTTCGAGAGTGTCCTGCTTATTTGAATGAATGTAATAgatgtaataaaacaaatcacTTCTCTTGGAAATGttcaattgcaaaaattttaaattgcaattattgtgGTTTAACACATATCGCATCTAAATCTGCATGCCCCGCAATAAATACCATATGTGCTAGGTGCTATAAAAGAGGacattttccaataaaatgtttcaaaaaatga
- the LOC126851998 gene encoding uncharacterized protein LOC126851998 isoform X2 produces the protein MKYRQCPPGYVTATIIREDGTFMGTTWIPDINSFKNNHETYKTANEKKRQELFDKSHNFACNDTVNVQSKFMTETCNNKEKCNNENQTIYLKNKSEIKVTTPSKPPPSKISTKEDFMMQWFSWKNEFLTYMKSIDQAESNKEKWGIMLLNRMGPVGQEISRSFTFDKEYAEENIDILLKKLDFYCIFGGRKRGDDEDIDKYVNNLTVMASKYMTNTDEIVKEKILMEVDKDRFTRKAESLILGFSFPSCKQSLTLKEMIYIWMSYENVNFKQSEEIHNFLIKNCNNCGKTHKINNCYARGKRCNKCGNENHYWTRCPSQFITNCLYCGENHFVRECPAYLNECNRCNKTNHFSWKCSIAKILNCNYCGLTHIASKSACPAINTICARCYKRGHFPIKCFKK, from the exons ATGAAGTATCGACAATGCCCCCCTGGTTACGTTACAGCCACAATAATAAGGGAAGATGGTACCTTTATGGGTACCACATGGATTCcagatataaattcatttaaaaataatcatgaaaCATACAAAACTgccaacgaaaaaaaaagacaagaatTATTTGATAAGTCACATAATTTTGCATGTAATGACACAGTTAATGTTCAATCTAAATTTATGACAGAAACCTGcaacaataaagaaaaatgcaataatgaaaatcaaacaatttatctgaaaaataagTCTGAAATTAAAGTAACTACACCATCTAAACCACCACcatctaaaatatctacaaaAGAAGACTTTATGATGCAATGGTTTTCATGGAAAAATGAGTTTCTCACATACATGAAATCAATTGACCAAGCAGAGAGTAACAAAGAAAAGTGGGGTATAATGCTCTTAAATCGTATGGGTCCTGTTGGCCAAGAAATTTCTAGAAGTTTTACATTTGATAAAGAATATGCTGAAGAAAACATAGatatattgctaaaaaaacttgatttcTATTGCATATTTGGAGGTAGAAAAAGAGGAGATGATGAAGATATCGataaatatgtcaataatTTGACG gtgatggcatcaaaatatatgactAATACAGATGAAAtagtgaaagagaaaattctgATGGAAGTAGATAAAGATAGATTTACAAGAAAAGCTGAAAGTTTAATTTTGGGATTCTCATTTCCATCATGCAAACAATCATTAACTCtaaaagaaatgatatatatttggatGTCATATGAGAACGTGAACTTCAAGCAAAGTGAAGAAAtccacaattttttaattaagaactGCAATAATTGTGGAAAgactcataaaataaataattgttatgctCGTGGAAAACGATGTAATAAATGCGGTAACGAGAATCACTATTGGACAAGATGTCCATCTCAATTTATAACTAATTGCTTATATTGTGGGGAAAATCATTTTGTTCGAGAGTGTCCTGCTTATTTGAATGAATGTAATAgatgtaataaaacaaatcacTTCTCTTGGAAATGttcaattgcaaaaattttaaattgcaattattgtgGTTTAACACATATCGCATCTAAATCTGCATGCCCCGCAATAAATACCATATGTGCTAGGTGCTATAAAAGAGGacattttccaataaaatgtttcaaaaaatga